CTTCACAGTGGCACCAAACTGAGTACGCACAAAGGAGAAAAAGTTAGCCAAAGTCACAAATGTGTCAGATTTGAGACGTAGAGGATACGTCCACAAATAGTGAGAGCAGTAATCAAGAATGAGCAAGTAATATTTGTATCCAGAAACACTGGGAATAGGAGATGTCCACAAATCACAGTGAATGAGATCAAAATTGCTAGATGCTCGAGAAACGGATGACTGAAACGGAAGGCGAGTATGACACCCTAACTGACACGCATGACAAATGGGACTAATGTCTTTATTACAAAAAGGAATAGCTGAAGCGACTTTGGACAAAACTTCATGACCGGGATGACCGAGACGGCGATGCCACATGGATGAAGTGGAGACGGCAGCAAGGGCGTGGGCATCAGGAAACCGTAGGGGGTAGAGTGGACCGGAGCTATTGCACCTAACGATTAGTCTCCAAGACACCAGATCCTTCACAGAACAGCCAGCGGGATCAAATTCAATGGAACAATTGTTATCAGAAGTAAACTGGCGAACATAAATGAGGTTCTTAATAAGTTTAGGCGAAACTAAAACATTATTAAGAGACAAGGAACCCGGAAAATGAACTGCGCCAGTAGCCGTGATAGGAAGCAAGGAGCCGTCACCGACAACAATAGAGGAGGGAAAAGGATACCGCGGGTGAGTAGAATGTGAAAGGGTACCAGCGTCGGAAGTCATGTGGGAGGTGGCACCTGAATCAAGATACCAGTCGTTCGCTTGCGGCTGGTTGAGGGTCATGGTGCTAAACGTCGAGGCGAGGGACTGCTGATCCCAAGAGGAAGGCAGACCCGTCATGGGGTTGTAGAAACCCAGGGGCACCTGTGGCGCCTGCTGCCCCAGGTAGGGCGCCTGCTGCCCTAGAAGGGGCACCTGGAGGCTCTGCAGTTGCGCCTGCTGCTGAGCGTACAACGCCTGCTGCTGGGCGAGGAGAGCCTGTTGCGCCTGCTGGACCGGCGGTGTAGGTGTCGCGGCTAGACGGAGAGGAGCGGTGGCCTGCTGCCGTGGGCCTGGGTACATCTGAATGGTACCAGTCCACGGGTTCCAGAAGGAGGGCCAGGGGCCGCCCGTCTCCTAGGCAGCGCCGGGGGTAGGAGCCTGGGCGCCAGAGGCCTTGCTGCTACTACTGCCACCCTGACGCGACTGGCCGCCACGCCGGCCCTTGTCCCGCTTCTGCTTGGAGGGGTTGCCGCCAAAGGACCCCCCCCCCTTGCCACCCCCGGAGCTAGAACGGCCAGTAGACTGGTGGGGAGACGCAGAGGggcaagaggaggaggatccagtGTTGACGCCGGTGAGGAGTGCCGTGGATAGAGTCGAAGCAGGGGACGCCATCGTGAGCTCCTCAAGGAGCAGATAGTCGCGAGCCTCCAGGAAAGAGGGAAGAGGACGGGAGCGCCGGATGTCGCGGCCGACGGCGGCGAACTTCTCGTTGAGCccgtggatgatgttgaggacGAGGGTGCGGTCGGAGACCGTCTCGCCGAGATCACCGAGAACGTCCGCCATACTCTTGAAACGCATGCAGTAGTCCGTGATGGACAAGTCACACTGGACAAAGTTCCGGAACTAGGCGTCGAGGTAGAGGGTCCGGGTCTCCCGGTTGTCAAGAAACTGCATCTCAATGGTGAGCCAAGTGGCACGGGCGGTGGCACCATGCTCCATGACGACGTCGACGAGGTCGTTGGCAATGGTGTCGTAGAGCCAAGACCGGACGACGCAGTTCATGCGCCCCCAATCAAGAGAGGCCACAGCGGGAACGTCGCGAAGAACGTGATCCTGTAGCGCATACTTGCCAACCGTGAGGAGAAATTGCTCACGCCATCGTGTGTAGTTGCCGGTAGCGACGTCGAGGACGACAAGGATGAGGTGCCGGATGTTCTGCACGGCGACGGCTTGGGCGTGCAAGTTGAGGACGGCAGCGGCCTCATGGAGCAGCATGGCCTGATGAGCGTCAGGTGCCTGATCGGAGACAACAGAGAGGTCGTCACGGGCGTCCTCCTTGTGAAAGCAATAGAAATTGTGTGGAATAGTAGATTGATTAGGGTATACAAGGTATACAAATATATAGGCAGCCCTTGGGAGAGGTTTATAGAAACAGAATCAATCAAAGGATAACCTGCCTATCCTAATCTATCTAGGCACGGCAGGAAGCTGGCCTGGGCCTGGCGCACAGTGACAGGAGGCCCATACACACGCACTCAGCACATACATATCTAACACTCCTCAACATTGTGATGTATATTTTAATTCCACTAATCCTAAATTTCAAGTGACACGATTTGCACTCTCCTGTGCAGATGAAAGCATGTGGCTTTGGACAA
The sequence above is drawn from the Miscanthus floridulus cultivar M001 chromosome 15, ASM1932011v1, whole genome shotgun sequence genome and encodes:
- the LOC136507239 gene encoding uncharacterized protein; translation: MADVLGDLGETVSDRTLVLNIIHGLNEKFAAVGRDIRRSRPLPSFLEARDYLLLEELTMASPASTLSTALLTGVNTGSSSSCPSASPHQSTGRSSSGGGKGGGSFGGNPSKQKRDKGRRGGQSRQGGSSSSKASGAQAPTPGAA